One window of the Fusobacterium animalis 7_1 genome contains the following:
- a CDS encoding DMT family transporter, with protein sequence MMISDKTKGVFWMLISVLGFTFMGIAVKYLPRIPTYEKVFFRNSVSFILSAYILYRQKESIKVAKENIPFVFGRSFFGFVGMVANFYALENLTMAEANMLNKLSPVFVTICACIFLKEKVDKKQVIGIILMLMAVVFVIKPSFSPEVIPSLVGLFSAILAGFSYTIIRYLHGKVKSEINVFYFSLLSVICTFPLMMMNFVKPNLFEVFMLIVGIGVSAAMGQFGLTYAYTFAPASEVSIYNYVIIITSMLMDYILFSTIPDLFSFIGGFIIITTAIYLYLHNKKKTE encoded by the coding sequence GTGATGATAAGTGATAAAACTAAGGGTGTATTTTGGATGCTAATATCCGTATTAGGTTTTACTTTTATGGGTATTGCAGTAAAGTATTTGCCAAGAATTCCTACCTATGAAAAAGTATTTTTTAGAAATTCAGTGAGTTTTATACTTTCTGCTTATATTTTATATAGGCAAAAAGAATCTATAAAAGTAGCTAAGGAAAATATCCCCTTTGTTTTTGGAAGATCATTTTTTGGCTTTGTTGGAATGGTAGCAAATTTTTATGCACTTGAAAATTTAACTATGGCAGAAGCTAATATGCTTAATAAACTTTCACCAGTTTTTGTAACAATCTGTGCCTGTATATTCTTAAAAGAAAAAGTTGATAAAAAACAAGTTATAGGAATAATTTTAATGCTTATGGCTGTGGTTTTTGTAATAAAACCAAGTTTTTCACCAGAGGTTATTCCAAGTTTAGTTGGACTTTTCTCTGCAATACTTGCTGGATTTTCATACACTATAATAAGGTATCTTCATGGTAAAGTTAAATCAGAAATTAATGTATTTTATTTCTCACTTTTATCGGTTATTTGTACTTTTCCACTTATGATGATGAATTTTGTGAAACCTAATCTATTTGAAGTTTTTATGCTTATAGTTGGAATTGGAGTATCTGCTGCTATGGGGCAATTTGGGCTTACTTATGCTTATACTTTTGCACCTGCATCAGAAGTTTCTATTTATAATTATGTTATTATTATAACAAGTATGCTTATGGATTATATATTATTTAGTACAATTCCAGATCTATTTAGTTTTATTGGAGGCTTTATAATTATTACCACTGCAATTTATTTATATTTACATAATAAGAAAAAAACAGAATAA
- a CDS encoding SMI1/KNR4 family protein produces MKKEEFLEKLSILIRNGNFSEIDKIIKKFKDENNFEMISLSSQAFINLYEYEEAIKILDTIKNEYSENGEFCIRYAMALYNSNREDKALEWFKKAKEKGIKEIDETSGRYYPKSVDEWIKRAEVWAPRRIEKNKFEKELREKRNKKPILNVSFDEDVLKNLWNNDKYSLEEHVGKTPTDEDFEKVEKDLGYRLPESYKALMRIQNGGELRKNNFEGSFKRNWTSGSFDIEYISGVDSSKRYSLCGEFGSKFWIEEWKYPNIGIAICGTSSGGHDMIFLDYSDCGPEGEPCVVHIDQEGGYEITYLADNFKDFVDGLFPSLEDDEDD; encoded by the coding sequence GTGAAAAAAGAAGAGTTTTTAGAAAAATTAAGTATTTTGATAAGAAATGGGAATTTTAGTGAGATTGATAAAATTATTAAAAAATTTAAAGATGAGAATAATTTTGAAATGATTTCTCTTTCCTCACAAGCCTTTATAAATTTATATGAATATGAAGAAGCAATAAAAATTTTAGATACTATTAAAAATGAGTATTCTGAAAATGGAGAATTTTGTATCCGTTATGCAATGGCTTTGTACAATTCTAATAGAGAAGATAAAGCTCTTGAATGGTTTAAAAAAGCTAAAGAAAAAGGAATAAAAGAGATTGATGAAACATCAGGTAGATATTATCCTAAAAGTGTTGATGAGTGGATAAAAAGAGCTGAAGTTTGGGCACCTAGAAGAATAGAAAAAAATAAATTTGAAAAAGAGCTAAGAGAAAAAAGAAATAAAAAACCTATTCTAAATGTAAGTTTTGATGAAGATGTTTTAAAAAATTTATGGAATAATGATAAATATTCTTTAGAAGAACATGTAGGAAAAACTCCAACAGATGAAGATTTTGAAAAAGTTGAAAAGGACTTAGGTTATCGTTTACCAGAATCATATAAGGCATTAATGAGAATTCAAAATGGAGGAGAGCTTAGAAAAAATAATTTTGAAGGATCTTTTAAAAGAAATTGGACTAGTGGAAGTTTTGATATTGAATATATATCTGGTGTAGATTCTTCTAAAAGATATTCACTTTGTGGAGAGTTTGGTTCTAAATTTTGGATAGAGGAATGGAAATATCCTAATATAGGAATTGCTATTTGTGGAACTTCAAGTGGAGGACATGATATGATTTTTCTTGATTACTCAGATTGTGGACCAGAAGGAGAACCTTGTGTAGTTCATATAGATCAAGAAGGTGGTTATGAGATAACATATTTAGCAGATAATTTTAAAGATTTTGTGGATGGACTTTTTCCTAGTTTAGAAGATGATGAGGATGATTAA
- a CDS encoding polysaccharide deacetylase family protein, whose translation MNILMALSQLEITGAEVYATTIADELIERGNKVYIVSDTLTTPTKAEYIKLEFNKRSLLKRIEHIKFLYNLIKEKDIQIVHAHSRASSWSSQVACKLAGIPLITTTHGRQPIHFSRKLIKAFGDHSIAVCENIKKHMVNDIGFSENKVSVILNPVNYKKLDLEKKVNDKKVISIVGRLSGPKGDVAYDILEILSQDELLSKYKIRLIGGKELPERFLKFKEKDIEFIGYVSNIQEKIFESDIVIGAGRVAFEALLNKTSLIAVGETEYMGFINKENLDKSLASNFGDIGFMKYPKIEKDILLNDIEKALKFSENEKEELKNIIFKETNLQNIVDKIEKKYFELYVNKKKYDVPVIMYHRVINNPENEGVYGTYVYEDMFKKHLQYLKDKNYTVITFKDLDKIGWRNRFEKGKKYIILTFDDGYKDNYDLAFPILKEFNFKATIFLMGSLTYNEWDVKAGGERKFSLMSVEMIKEMQDYGIEFGAHTFNHPKINTLSNEEIEHQIVDVKKPLEEKIGKEIITFAYPYGILNDYAKEMAKKAGYTFALATDSGSVCLSDDLYQIRRIAIFPNTNLFSFKRKVAGNYNFIKIKREERLRTKYE comes from the coding sequence ATGAATATACTTATGGCATTATCTCAACTTGAAATTACAGGAGCAGAAGTTTATGCAACAACTATTGCAGATGAACTTATAGAAAGGGGAAATAAAGTCTATATAGTTTCTGATACTTTAACCACTCCAACAAAGGCTGAATATATAAAATTAGAATTTAATAAAAGAAGTTTGTTGAAAAGAATTGAACATATAAAATTTCTGTATAATCTTATTAAAGAAAAAGATATACAAATAGTTCATGCACATTCAAGAGCTTCTTCTTGGAGCTCTCAAGTAGCTTGTAAATTAGCGGGAATACCACTTATTACAACTACTCATGGTAGACAACCTATTCATTTTAGTAGAAAACTTATAAAGGCTTTCGGAGATCATTCTATTGCTGTCTGTGAAAATATAAAAAAACATATGGTAAATGATATAGGATTTTCTGAAAATAAAGTTTCGGTTATTCTTAATCCTGTAAATTATAAAAAGTTAGATTTAGAAAAAAAAGTAAATGATAAAAAAGTAATCTCAATAGTAGGTAGACTTTCTGGACCAAAGGGAGATGTAGCTTATGATATACTTGAAATTTTATCACAAGATGAATTACTATCAAAATATAAAATTCGTCTTATAGGAGGAAAAGAACTACCAGAAAGGTTTTTAAAATTTAAAGAAAAAGATATAGAATTTATTGGATATGTTTCTAATATACAAGAAAAAATATTTGAATCTGATATTGTAATTGGAGCAGGTAGAGTAGCTTTTGAAGCCTTACTTAATAAAACTTCACTAATTGCTGTTGGTGAAACAGAGTATATGGGCTTTATAAATAAAGAGAATTTAGATAAATCATTAGCTTCAAATTTTGGTGATATAGGCTTTATGAAATACCCTAAAATTGAAAAGGATATTTTATTAAATGATATTGAAAAAGCATTAAAATTTTCGGAAAATGAAAAGGAAGAATTAAAAAATATTATATTTAAAGAAACAAATTTACAAAATATAGTGGATAAAATAGAAAAAAAATATTTTGAACTTTATGTCAATAAGAAAAAATATGATGTCCCAGTAATTATGTATCATAGAGTGATAAATAATCCTGAAAATGAGGGTGTATATGGTACTTATGTATATGAGGATATGTTTAAAAAACATTTACAATATTTAAAAGATAAAAATTATACTGTTATCACTTTTAAAGATTTAGATAAAATAGGTTGGAGAAATAGATTTGAAAAAGGCAAAAAATACATTATTCTCACTTTTGATGATGGCTATAAAGATAATTATGATTTAGCTTTTCCTATATTAAAAGAATTTAATTTTAAAGCTACAATATTTTTAATGGGAAGTTTAACATATAATGAATGGGATGTCAAAGCTGGAGGAGAAAGAAAATTTTCTCTTATGTCAGTTGAAATGATAAAAGAAATGCAAGATTATGGAATTGAGTTTGGAGCACATACTTTTAATCACCCTAAAATTAATACTTTATCTAATGAAGAAATTGAACATCAAATTGTAGATGTTAAAAAACCTTTGGAAGAAAAAATAGGAAAAGAAATAATAACTTTTGCTTATCCTTATGGTATCTTAAATGATTATGCCAAGGAAATGGCAAAAAAAGCAGGCTATACTTTCGCCTTAGCAACAGATTCAGGTTCAGTTTGCTTATCAGATGACTTATATCAAATAAGAAGAATTGCAATTTTTCCAAATACTAATTTGTTTAGTTTTAAAAGAAAAGTAGCAGGCAATTATAATTTTATAAAAATAAAAAGAGAAGAAAGATTGAGAACAAAATATGAATAG
- a CDS encoding lysozyme inhibitor LprI family protein, protein MKKILFTMMILFGISAFSSNSYETDLVGRMKVLEEKAQTKLDSGVTADMSNATTELSEAWENELNTVYSLLMEKLPKAEKNRLEKEQKVWLKNRNIKAKEAAKEAEGGTMEPLLFGASIKDLNEKRAIELAKRYDEIVNKK, encoded by the coding sequence ATGAAAAAAATTTTATTTACTATGATGATTTTATTTGGAATTTCAGCTTTTTCATCAAATAGTTATGAAACAGATTTAGTTGGAAGAATGAAAGTTTTAGAAGAAAAAGCACAAACTAAATTAGATAGTGGAGTAACTGCTGATATGAGTAATGCTACTACTGAATTATCAGAAGCATGGGAAAATGAATTAAATACTGTTTATAGTTTACTTATGGAAAAGCTACCAAAAGCAGAAAAAAATAGATTAGAAAAAGAACAAAAAGTTTGGTTAAAAAATAGAAATATTAAAGCTAAAGAAGCTGCAAAGGAAGCAGAAGGAGGAACTATGGAACCCTTACTTTTTGGTGCTTCTATAAAAGATCTAAATGAAAAAAGAGCTATTGAATTAGCAAAAAGATATGATGAGATTGTAAATAAGAAATAA
- a CDS encoding class I SAM-dependent methyltransferase: MKIKLNGVAETLLITLNARAKDYESPKSVLHDKKSFEIASQLDYDFKKFDTAWASYYGILARAYIMDEEVKKFIEKYPDCIIVSIGCGLDTRFERVDNGKITWYNLDLPEVIENRKLFFKENDRVKNISKSVFENDWTKEVVTDGKELLIVSEGVFMYFDENEVKKILEILVNNFTKFELHLDLLYKGTVKFSKEHDTLKKMDNVVFKWGVKDGSEVVKLEPKLKQIGLINFTKEMSKILPFSKKIFIPIMWIVNNRLGMYTYNK, translated from the coding sequence ATGAAAATCAAATTAAATGGAGTAGCAGAAACATTACTTATAACATTAAATGCAAGAGCTAAGGATTATGAAAGTCCTAAATCTGTGTTACATGATAAAAAATCTTTTGAAATTGCTTCACAGTTAGATTATGATTTTAAAAAATTTGATACTGCTTGGGCTAGTTATTATGGAATTTTAGCAAGAGCATATATAATGGATGAAGAAGTTAAAAAATTTATAGAAAAATATCCTGATTGTATTATTGTTTCAATAGGTTGTGGGCTTGATACAAGATTTGAAAGAGTAGATAATGGAAAAATAACTTGGTATAACCTTGATTTACCAGAAGTTATTGAAAATAGAAAATTATTTTTTAAAGAAAATGATAGGGTAAAAAATATTTCAAAGTCAGTTTTTGAAAATGATTGGACTAAGGAAGTTGTGACTGATGGTAAAGAATTACTCATAGTTTCTGAGGGAGTTTTTATGTATTTTGATGAAAATGAAGTAAAGAAAATTTTAGAAATATTAGTCAATAATTTTACTAAATTTGAATTACACCTAGATTTATTATATAAAGGTACTGTTAAATTTAGTAAAGAGCATGATACCTTAAAGAAGATGGATAATGTTGTCTTTAAGTGGGGAGTAAAAGATGGAAGTGAAGTTGTTAAGTTAGAACCTAAATTAAAACAAATAGGGCTTATTAATTTCACAAAAGAAATGTCTAAAATTTTACCTTTTTCAAAAAAAATATTTATTCCTATTATGTGGATAGTTAATAATCGTTTAGGAATGTATACATATAATAAATAA
- a CDS encoding Cof-type HAD-IIB family hydrolase gives MEYKLVVCDMDGTLLTSSHKISEYTANIIKQIENNGVKFIIATGRPYLDARYYRDSLKLKSFLITSNGARAHNEENKPIVIENIQKDLVKKLLSYNVGTDIHRNIYLDDKWIIEYEIEGLVEFHKESGYRFNIDNLNKYENEEAAKVFFLGKDKDIENLEKNMKKNFQNDLSITISSPFCLEFMKKGVNKAETLKKVLKLLNIEPEEVIAFGDSMNDYEMLSLVGKPFIMGNANQRLIDALPDVEVVGNNNEDGIGKKLIEIFNIN, from the coding sequence ATGGAATATAAATTAGTAGTTTGTGATATGGATGGAACTTTACTTACATCTAGTCATAAAATTTCTGAATATACAGCAAATATTATAAAACAAATTGAAAATAATGGTGTTAAATTTATAATTGCAACAGGTAGACCTTACCTTGATGCAAGATATTATAGAGATAGTTTAAAATTAAAATCTTTTCTTATAACATCAAATGGAGCAAGAGCTCATAATGAAGAAAATAAACCTATTGTTATAGAAAATATTCAAAAAGATTTAGTAAAAAAATTATTATCTTATAATGTAGGAACAGATATACATAGAAATATTTATCTTGATGATAAGTGGATAATTGAGTATGAAATAGAGGGATTGGTAGAATTTCATAAAGAGTCTGGTTACAGATTTAATATAGATAATCTAAATAAGTATGAAAATGAAGAGGCAGCAAAAGTATTTTTTTTAGGAAAAGATAAAGATATAGAAAACTTGGAAAAAAACATGAAAAAAAATTTTCAAAATGATTTAAGTATAACTATTTCCTCACCTTTTTGTTTAGAGTTTATGAAAAAAGGTGTTAATAAGGCTGAAACATTAAAAAAAGTTTTAAAACTTTTAAATATAGAGCCAGAAGAAGTGATAGCATTTGGAGATAGCATGAATGACTATGAAATGCTTAGTTTAGTTGGGAAACCATTTATTATGGGAAATGCTAACCAAAGACTTATAGATGCATTACCTGATGTTGAAGTTGTTGGAAATAATAATGAAGATGGAATAGGAAAAAAATTAATTGAAATTTTTAATATAAATTAA
- a CDS encoding B12-binding domain-containing radical SAM protein: MYDLYDFPLYRPPSEAYSLIIQITLGCSHNRCTFCSMYKDKKFIIKPIEDIKSDIDAFRALYKNRAVEKIFLADGDALVVPTDILIQVLDYIKEVFPECKRVSIYGTAIAIHQKSVEDLRKLYEKGLTLVYLGVESGDDEALKFIKKGIKAEKIVELSKKIMSTGIDLSITLIAGLLGKYQDNKMHAINTAKIITDISPKYASILNLRLYEGTELYNLMQEGKYDYMEGIEVLKEMKLILSSIDASKITRPIIFRANHASNYLNLKGNLPEDIPRMIKEIDYAIENEAINVNNYRFL; encoded by the coding sequence ATGTATGATTTATATGATTTTCCTTTATACAGACCACCTAGTGAGGCATACAGTTTAATTATTCAAATTACACTTGGTTGTTCTCATAATAGATGTACTTTTTGTAGTATGTATAAGGATAAAAAATTTATTATAAAACCAATAGAAGATATAAAATCTGATATAGATGCTTTTAGAGCATTATATAAAAATAGAGCTGTTGAAAAAATATTTTTAGCAGATGGGGATGCACTTGTTGTACCAACTGATATATTGATACAAGTTTTAGACTATATAAAAGAAGTTTTTCCTGAATGTAAAAGGGTTTCTATCTATGGAACAGCTATTGCTATACATCAAAAGTCTGTTGAGGATTTAAGGAAACTTTATGAAAAAGGCTTAACTCTTGTTTATTTAGGTGTGGAAAGTGGAGATGACGAAGCACTAAAATTTATAAAGAAAGGCATAAAAGCAGAAAAAATTGTTGAACTTTCTAAAAAAATTATGAGCACAGGTATTGATTTATCTATTACTTTAATTGCAGGGCTTTTAGGAAAATATCAAGATAATAAAATGCATGCAATAAATACAGCTAAAATTATAACTGATATATCTCCAAAATATGCAAGTATTCTAAATTTAAGACTTTATGAAGGAACAGAACTATATAATTTAATGCAAGAAGGGAAATATGACTATATGGAAGGGATAGAAGTCTTAAAAGAGATGAAATTAATACTTTCAAGTATAGATGCTTCAAAGATAACAAGACCTATAATATTTAGAGCAAATCATGCTTCTAACTATTTGAATTTAAAAGGAAATCTTCCAGAAGATATACCTAGAATGATAAAAGAAATTGATTATGCTATTGAAAATGAAGCTATCAATGTAAATAATTATAGATTTTTATAA
- a CDS encoding ABC transporter permease, whose product MLSKKKDIWIVISLCVLAFYIIFMIYPLGILFKNAVIENNGDFTFAYFTKFLSKNYYFSTIFNSFKVSLAATALTLIIGTPLAYFYNMYKIKGKTFLQIIIILCSMSAPFIGAYSWILLLGRNGLITNAIKNLIGFNVPSIYGFGGILLVLCMQLYPLVFLYVSGALRNIDNSLLEASENMGCTGARRFFKIIIPLCIPTILAAALMVFMRAFADFGTPLFIGEGYRTFPVEIYNQFMNETGSDKNFASAVSIIAIIITSLIFLLQRYINGKYKFTMNALHPIEAKEVKGIKSILIHLYCYLIVFISYAPQLYVIYTSFQNTSGKLFTKGYSLKSYTEAFSKVGNAIQNTFFIGGLALILIIVISILIAYLVVRRNNFMNRTIDTLSMVPYVIPGSVVGIALVSAFNKKPFVLVGTFLIMVISLIIRRNAYTIRSSVAILQQIPISIEEAAISLGASRMKSFFKITTPMMMNGIISGALLSWITIITELSSSIILYNYKTITLTLQIYVYVSRGSYGIAAAMSAILTLMTVVSLLIFMRVSKNKNVMM is encoded by the coding sequence ATGCTAAGTAAGAAAAAAGATATATGGATAGTAATTTCGTTATGTGTTTTAGCATTTTACATAATATTTATGATTTATCCTTTAGGAATTTTATTTAAAAATGCTGTGATAGAAAATAATGGAGATTTTACTTTTGCTTATTTCACAAAATTTTTAAGTAAAAACTATTATTTTTCTACTATATTTAATTCTTTCAAAGTTAGTTTAGCTGCAACAGCTTTAACTTTAATAATAGGAACACCTTTGGCATATTTCTATAATATGTATAAAATAAAAGGGAAAACTTTTTTACAAATTATAATAATATTATGTAGTATGTCAGCACCATTTATAGGAGCTTATTCTTGGATTTTGTTATTAGGAAGAAATGGATTAATTACTAATGCAATTAAAAATTTAATTGGTTTTAATGTTCCTAGCATATATGGATTTGGAGGAATTTTACTTGTTTTATGTATGCAACTTTATCCTTTGGTTTTTCTATATGTTTCAGGAGCTTTAAGAAATATTGATAATTCATTATTAGAAGCTAGTGAAAATATGGGTTGCACAGGAGCAAGAAGATTTTTTAAAATAATTATTCCTTTGTGTATTCCTACAATATTAGCTGCTGCTCTTATGGTATTTATGAGAGCTTTTGCAGATTTTGGAACTCCTTTATTTATTGGAGAAGGATATAGAACTTTTCCAGTTGAAATTTATAATCAGTTTATGAATGAAACTGGTTCTGATAAAAATTTTGCATCAGCAGTAAGTATTATTGCAATTATAATTACATCTTTGATTTTCTTATTACAAAGATATATAAATGGAAAATATAAATTTACTATGAATGCTCTTCATCCTATTGAGGCAAAAGAAGTAAAAGGTATAAAATCTATTTTAATTCATTTATATTGTTATTTAATAGTTTTTATTTCTTATGCTCCACAACTTTATGTAATTTATACATCTTTCCAAAATACATCTGGAAAACTTTTTACAAAAGGATATTCTTTAAAAAGTTATACAGAAGCATTTAGTAAAGTTGGAAATGCTATACAAAATACATTTTTTATTGGTGGACTTGCATTAATTTTAATTATTGTTATTTCTATTTTAATTGCATATCTTGTTGTGAGAAGAAATAATTTTATGAACAGGACAATAGATACTTTATCTATGGTACCCTATGTTATTCCTGGTTCAGTTGTAGGAATAGCTTTGGTAAGTGCTTTTAATAAAAAACCTTTTGTTTTAGTTGGAACATTCTTAATAATGGTGATATCCTTAATTATAAGAAGGAATGCTTATACTATAAGATCTTCTGTTGCTATACTTCAACAAATTCCTATTTCTATTGAAGAGGCAGCAATCAGTTTAGGAGCTTCTCGTATGAAATCATTTTTTAAGATAACAACTCCTATGATGATGAATGGTATCATTTCAGGTGCTCTTTTAAGTTGGATAACAATTATCACTGAACTTTCTTCAAGTATAATTTTATATAATTATAAGACTATTACATTGACATTACAAATTTATGTTTATGTATCAAGGGGAAGTTATGGAATAGCTGCTGCTATGTCAGCAATTTTAACATTGATGACAGTTGTTTCACTATTAATATTCATGAGAGTATCAAAAAATAAAAATGTGATGATGTAA
- a CDS encoding pyridoxamine 5'-phosphate oxidase family protein — MIDFSKFLKENLNGIFTTVEDGKPKSRAFQFLFADGKKVYFCTENNKAVFRQIKENPNVSFCTHKADFSYVLSISGKATFVNDVNLKARTLDEYPALKEMFKTPNNPILELFYVDVEEVDTFDFVNGSKKEKI; from the coding sequence ATGATTGATTTTAGTAAATTTTTAAAAGAAAACTTAAATGGTATTTTTACAACCGTAGAAGATGGAAAGCCAAAGAGTAGAGCATTTCAATTTTTATTTGCAGATGGAAAGAAAGTTTATTTTTGTACAGAAAATAACAAAGCAGTTTTCAGACAAATTAAAGAAAATCCTAATGTTTCTTTTTGTACTCATAAAGCAGATTTCTCTTATGTATTATCTATAAGTGGGAAAGCAACTTTTGTAAATGATGTTAATTTAAAAGCAAGAACATTAGATGAATATCCTGCATTAAAAGAAATGTTTAAAACTCCAAATAATCCTATACTTGAATTATTTTATGTAGATGTTGAAGAAGTTGATACTTTTGATTTTGTAAATGGCTCAAAAAAAGAAAAAATATAG
- a CDS encoding ABC transporter substrate-binding protein produces MKKKFWLLVAMVLSVLFLVACGGDPDKKSDAGAAGGKRDTLVIGMGADAKSLDPHASNDNPSSNVRVQIYDRLMDLDDDGVPQPMLAESWERPDDTTIIFHLRKGVKFHNGDEMKASDVKFSLERALKSPEVSHILTGIKSVDVVDDYTVKVTTEKPMAAILNNLSHTTIAILSEKATTEAGDKFGQNPIGTGPYKFVSWQSGDRITLEAFPDYWRGEAPIKNIVFRNIVEETNRTIGLETGELDVIYEIFGMDKTKLKEDDRFNFIEGPQVSMTYLGFNMKKAPYDNPKVREAISYAIDQKPIIDTVFLGGGEAANSIIGPNIWGYYDVEKYTQDIAKAKALLAEAGYPNGFKAKIWVNDNPVRRDTAVILQDQLKQIGIDLTIETVEWGAFLDGTARGDHEMYLLGWGTVTRDPDYGMYELISSSTMGAAGNRSFYSNPEVDKLLEAGKTELDPEKRKEIYKQIQEIVRKDLPMYMIVYPLNNVVTKKDIKNFKLDPANSHRLYGVSIGE; encoded by the coding sequence ATGAAGAAAAAGTTTTGGTTATTGGTGGCAATGGTTTTAAGTGTTTTATTTTTAGTAGCTTGTGGTGGAGATCCAGATAAAAAATCGGATGCAGGAGCAGCAGGTGGAAAAAGGGATACATTAGTTATAGGAATGGGAGCAGATGCTAAATCATTAGATCCTCATGCATCAAATGATAATCCATCTTCAAATGTAAGAGTTCAAATTTATGATAGATTGATGGATCTTGATGATGATGGAGTTCCACAACCTATGTTAGCAGAATCTTGGGAAAGACCAGATGACACAACTATTATATTTCATTTAAGAAAAGGAGTTAAATTCCATAATGGTGATGAAATGAAAGCATCAGATGTTAAGTTTTCATTAGAAAGAGCTCTAAAATCACCAGAAGTTTCTCACATTTTAACTGGAATTAAGAGTGTTGATGTTGTGGATGATTATACAGTAAAAGTAACTACTGAAAAACCTATGGCAGCTATTTTGAATAATTTATCACATACAACTATTGCTATTTTAAGTGAAAAAGCAACAACTGAAGCTGGTGATAAATTTGGACAAAATCCAATAGGAACTGGGCCATATAAATTTGTTTCTTGGCAAAGTGGAGATAGAATAACTTTAGAAGCCTTCCCTGATTATTGGAGAGGTGAAGCTCCAATTAAAAATATAGTATTTAGAAATATAGTTGAAGAAACTAATAGAACTATTGGATTAGAAACTGGAGAATTAGATGTAATTTATGAAATATTTGGAATGGATAAAACAAAATTAAAAGAAGATGATAGATTCAACTTTATAGAAGGACCACAAGTTTCAATGACTTATCTTGGATTTAATATGAAAAAAGCTCCTTATGACAATCCAAAAGTAAGAGAAGCTATATCTTATGCAATAGATCAAAAGCCTATAATTGATACTGTATTTTTAGGTGGTGGAGAAGCTGCAAATTCAATAATAGGACCTAATATTTGGGGGTATTATGATGTTGAAAAATATACTCAAGATATAGCAAAAGCAAAAGCATTATTGGCTGAAGCTGGATATCCTAATGGTTTTAAAGCAAAAATTTGGGTAAATGATAATCCAGTAAGAAGAGATACTGCTGTAATATTACAAGATCAATTAAAACAAATTGGGATTGATTTAACAATAGAAACTGTTGAATGGGGTGCTTTCTTAGATGGTACTGCAAGAGGAGATCATGAAATGTATTTACTAGGTTGGGGAACAGTTACAAGAGATCCTGACTATGGTATGTATGAATTGATAAGTTCTTCTACTATGGGAGCTGCTGGAAATAGATCTTTCTATTCTAATCCAGAAGTTGATAAATTATTAGAAGCAGGAAAAACTGAATTAGACCCTGAAAAGAGAAAAGAAATTTATAAACAAATTCAAGAAATAGTAAGAAAAGATCTTCCTATGTATATGATAGTTTATCCTTTAAATAATGTTGTAACTAAAAAAGATATTAAGAACTTTAAATTAGATCCTGCAAATTCTCA